A stretch of Aeromicrobium tamlense DNA encodes these proteins:
- a CDS encoding FAD-dependent oxidoreductase, with the protein MTVDRKVRVAVVGAGPAGVYAADILTKTEDLDVTVDILDRDPTPFGLIRYGVAPDHPRIKEIIKALKRVMANEDIRFFGNVNFGTDIKLEDLKGFYDAVVFATGARRDRELNLPGIDLDGSYGAADFVYWYDGHPDAPREWDFQPHAKEVAVLGVGNVGLDVARILAKTADELLVTEIPDNVYEGLKNNATTDVHVFARRGPAQVKFTPMELRELSHSPTIDVIVHPEGYEFDHGSMEALAAAKSQKLVVKVLGDYLAKEPSGAPHRIHIHFCQNPVEILGEDGRVVGLRTEITELDGTGNVRGTGEFKDWPVQAVYRAIGYYSDNLPGLPFDANAGVLPNDGGHVLDIDGSPIEGVYATGWIKRGPVGLIGHTKSDAAQTIKMLVEDLPSLPAPEFAEREAFDRHLDSRGIEYTTWEGWEKLDAHEESLGASDTHPRERKKVVPRDEMVGIARA; encoded by the coding sequence ATGACTGTGGACAGGAAGGTGCGCGTCGCCGTCGTCGGCGCCGGCCCCGCTGGCGTGTACGCGGCCGACATCCTCACCAAGACCGAGGACCTCGACGTCACCGTCGACATCCTCGACCGCGACCCCACCCCGTTCGGCCTGATCCGCTACGGCGTCGCCCCCGATCACCCGCGGATCAAGGAGATCATCAAGGCGCTCAAGCGCGTGATGGCCAACGAGGACATCCGCTTCTTCGGCAACGTCAACTTCGGCACCGACATCAAGCTCGAGGACCTCAAGGGCTTCTACGACGCCGTCGTGTTCGCCACCGGCGCGCGCCGCGACCGCGAGCTGAACCTGCCGGGCATCGACCTCGACGGCTCGTACGGCGCGGCCGACTTCGTCTACTGGTACGACGGCCACCCCGACGCGCCCCGCGAGTGGGACTTCCAGCCCCACGCCAAGGAGGTCGCCGTCCTCGGCGTCGGCAACGTGGGCCTCGACGTCGCCCGCATCCTGGCCAAGACCGCCGACGAGCTGCTCGTCACCGAGATCCCCGACAACGTCTACGAGGGCCTCAAGAACAACGCCACCACCGACGTGCACGTGTTCGCGCGCCGCGGCCCGGCCCAGGTGAAGTTCACCCCGATGGAGCTGCGCGAGCTGTCGCACTCCCCCACGATCGACGTCATCGTGCACCCCGAGGGCTACGAGTTCGACCACGGCTCCATGGAGGCGCTCGCCGCCGCCAAGAGCCAGAAGCTCGTCGTCAAGGTGCTCGGCGACTACCTGGCCAAGGAGCCGTCGGGCGCGCCCCACCGGATCCACATCCACTTCTGCCAGAACCCCGTCGAGATCCTCGGCGAGGACGGGCGCGTGGTGGGCCTGCGCACCGAGATCACCGAGCTCGACGGCACCGGCAACGTCCGCGGCACCGGCGAGTTCAAGGACTGGCCCGTCCAGGCCGTCTACCGCGCGATCGGCTACTACTCCGACAACCTGCCGGGCCTGCCGTTCGACGCCAACGCGGGCGTCCTGCCCAACGACGGCGGCCACGTGCTCGACATCGACGGCTCGCCGATCGAGGGCGTCTACGCCACCGGCTGGATCAAGCGCGGCCCGGTCGGCCTGATCGGCCACACCAAGTCCGACGCGGCCCAGACGATCAAGATGCTCGTCGAGGACCTGCCGAGCCTGCCGGCCCCGGAGTTCGCCGAGCGCGAGGCCTTCGACCGTCACCTCGACAGCCGCGGCATCGAGTACACGACGTGGGAGGGCTGGGAGAAGCTGGACGCCCACGAGGAGAGCCTCGGCGCCTCCGACACCCACCCGCGCGAGCGCAAGAAGGTCGTCCCGCGCGACGAGATGGTCGGCATCGCCCGCGCCTGA
- a CDS encoding DUF952 domain-containing protein encodes MTSDRLFHLVSESVWREVGDAYAPASLGTEGFVHLSTAEQVAGTAALFFAGVEDLLVLRIEVPAGDPLLRWEAAEGPRGTEDFPHYHGPIPRSWVVRRSRWRSGAEALGRES; translated from the coding sequence GTGACGAGCGATCGCCTGTTCCACCTCGTGTCCGAGTCCGTGTGGCGCGAGGTCGGTGACGCGTACGCCCCGGCCTCGCTGGGGACCGAGGGCTTCGTGCACCTCTCCACCGCCGAGCAGGTCGCCGGGACCGCGGCGCTGTTCTTCGCCGGGGTCGAGGACCTCCTGGTGCTGCGGATCGAGGTACCGGCCGGCGACCCGCTGCTGCGCTGGGAGGCCGCCGAGGGACCGCGCGGCACCGAGGACTTCCCCCACTATCACGGGCCGATCCCGAGGTCCTGGGTCGTGCGCCGGTCCAGATGGCGGTCGGGTGCCGAGGCGTTGGGGCGCGAGTCTTAG
- a CDS encoding FAD:protein FMN transferase: MSSDWRLDAIGTAWSIGTPDPIAPGLRTAITDRIDSFDRTWSRFRADSAVSALRTEREVDLGPDAPAILALYDRLFALTDGAVSPLVGGALEQLGYGPGYTLTPSGDPVRVPSWADCELSGSVLRVPGPVVLDIGAVGKGWLAGEVAAMIDQPCVVDASGDLVNRSGDVLRVALEDPDDPTLAVAVVEVPDGEGICGSASNRRRWSADLHHVLDARSGRPTRDVVAAWAGGPDAGWADGLATAAFFSPTLPETGHWWASLDRNRRLVARELPGEVFT, encoded by the coding sequence ATGAGCTCCGACTGGCGTCTCGACGCCATCGGAACCGCGTGGTCGATCGGGACCCCCGACCCGATCGCCCCCGGGCTGCGAACCGCGATCACGGACCGCATCGACTCGTTCGATCGGACGTGGTCGCGGTTCCGCGCCGACTCCGCCGTGAGTGCGCTGCGCACTGAGCGTGAGGTCGACCTCGGGCCCGACGCCCCCGCGATCCTGGCCCTCTACGACCGTCTCTTCGCGCTGACCGACGGTGCCGTGAGCCCGCTCGTCGGCGGCGCCCTCGAGCAGCTGGGCTACGGCCCCGGCTACACCCTGACCCCCTCCGGCGACCCCGTGCGCGTGCCGTCGTGGGCGGACTGCGAGCTGAGCGGCAGCGTGCTGCGCGTGCCCGGCCCGGTGGTCCTCGACATCGGCGCGGTCGGCAAGGGCTGGCTCGCCGGCGAGGTCGCCGCGATGATCGACCAGCCGTGCGTCGTCGACGCCAGCGGCGACCTCGTGAACCGCTCGGGCGACGTCCTGCGCGTCGCGCTCGAGGATCCCGACGACCCCACGCTGGCCGTCGCCGTCGTCGAGGTCCCCGACGGCGAGGGGATCTGCGGCTCGGCCAGCAACCGGCGCCGCTGGTCGGCCGACCTGCACCACGTCCTCGACGCCCGCTCGGGCCGTCCGACGCGCGACGTCGTGGCGGCGTGGGCCGGCGGGCCCGACGCCGGCTGGGCCGACGGTCTCGCCACCGCGGCGTTCTTCAGCCCGACCCTTCCCGAGACCGGTCATTGGTGGGCATCCTTGGACCGGAATCGGCGGCTGGTGGCCCGTGAGCTGCCCGGAGAGGTGTTCACATGA
- a CDS encoding VOC family protein: MSLDVQVTFDAHDPPALADFWAAVLGYEVPGPPDAQLGPGDDPWAAWDDFLERVGVPPALRRSKAAIEDPQGRGPRVFFQQVPEDKVAKNRVHLDVRAAPGLEGDERMAALEQACERLVALGAERVRRFEPAPPMESGFIVMRDPEGNEFCLD; encoded by the coding sequence ATGAGCCTCGACGTCCAGGTCACGTTCGACGCGCACGATCCACCGGCCCTGGCCGACTTCTGGGCGGCCGTCCTCGGCTACGAGGTGCCGGGCCCGCCCGACGCCCAGCTCGGCCCCGGCGACGACCCGTGGGCGGCGTGGGACGACTTCCTCGAGCGGGTCGGCGTGCCGCCAGCGCTGCGCCGCTCCAAGGCCGCGATCGAGGACCCGCAGGGCAGGGGCCCGCGCGTCTTCTTCCAGCAGGTGCCCGAGGACAAGGTGGCCAAGAACCGCGTCCACCTCGACGTCCGCGCCGCACCGGGTCTCGAGGGCGACGAGCGGATGGCCGCGCTCGAGCAGGCCTGCGAGCGGCTCGTCGCGCTCGGGGCCGAGCGCGTGCGGCGGTTCGAGCCGGCGCCGCCGATGGAGTCGGGCTTCATCGTGATGCGCGATCCCGAGGGCAACGAGTTCTGCCTCGACTGA
- a CDS encoding SixA phosphatase family protein: MSRLLLMRHGKAAFPDGVEDFERPLADRGRREAALAGDWIREHVGSVDAVICSTAIRTRETLAATGLEAPTTFLDSIYEGWTGSLLEAVQSVEASADTVLLVGHAPGTPGLAARLASEESDPAVVNEVRAGFPTSAIAVLDVARPWAQLDVGTATLLEVVIPR, encoded by the coding sequence ATGAGCCGACTGCTGCTGATGCGCCACGGCAAGGCCGCGTTCCCGGACGGGGTCGAGGACTTCGAGCGGCCGCTCGCCGATCGCGGACGGCGCGAGGCCGCGCTCGCCGGTGACTGGATCCGCGAGCACGTGGGCTCGGTCGACGCCGTGATCTGCTCGACCGCCATCCGCACGCGCGAGACCCTCGCCGCCACGGGCCTCGAGGCGCCGACGACCTTCCTCGACTCGATCTACGAGGGCTGGACCGGGAGCCTGCTGGAGGCGGTCCAGTCGGTCGAGGCGTCGGCCGACACCGTGCTGCTCGTCGGCCACGCCCCGGGCACCCCCGGCCTGGCCGCCCGGCTCGCGAGCGAGGAGTCCGACCCCGCCGTCGTGAACGAGGTCCGCGCGGGCTTCCCGACCTCGGCCATCGCCGTCCTCGACGTCGCCCGCCCGTGGGCCCAGCTGGACGTCGGCACCGCCACGCTGCTCGAGGTCGTCATCCCGCGCTGA
- a CDS encoding FMN-binding protein — MTPTKRRAYAALAASTALLTLAACGDSDAAENDASSSKTPSATSAAPSEPAASDSGATGAFTAGEYEATGSYTTPDGQTQKIEVEVELAADGTITSLDADGQAEGGNSEQFQKKFESGIDAQVEGRKITELDVDKVSGSSLTSGGFNDAIDQIISQAQA, encoded by the coding sequence ATGACCCCGACGAAGCGCCGCGCCTACGCCGCCCTCGCCGCCTCGACCGCCCTCCTCACGCTCGCCGCGTGCGGTGACAGCGACGCCGCCGAGAACGACGCGTCCTCCAGCAAGACCCCCTCCGCCACGTCCGCGGCGCCGTCCGAGCCCGCCGCCTCCGACTCCGGCGCCACCGGCGCCTTCACCGCCGGCGAGTACGAGGCCACCGGCAGCTACACCACCCCCGACGGCCAGACCCAGAAGATCGAGGTCGAGGTCGAGCTCGCGGCCGACGGCACGATCACCTCGCTCGACGCCGACGGCCAGGCCGAGGGCGGCAACTCCGAGCAGTTCCAGAAGAAGTTCGAGAGCGGCATCGACGCCCAGGTCGAGGGCCGCAAGATCACCGAGCTCGACGTCGACAAGGTGTCCGGCTCCTCCCTGACCAGCGGCGGCTTCAACGACGCCATCGACCAGATCATCAGCCAGGCCCAGGCCTGA